From a single bacterium genomic region:
- a CDS encoding gluconate 2-dehydrogenase subunit 3 family protein, translated as MQRRKFIGSCTAAAVLAAGSAGAQNSATAAGDIARLKALAAVIVPDPDPVLWSTGAPAMALERTWDAMGSESRAPVSAFLDRLDRAAGGSFAALDPERRSAVLRETLGPPSAWSDQFRSLRSMALRAFYDSPAGLARCGYIPSTQFAGYPQLCNYPPSRKDR; from the coding sequence ATGCAGAGAAGAAAGTTCATCGGCTCGTGCACCGCGGCGGCTGTGCTGGCCGCGGGCAGTGCTGGAGCGCAGAACAGCGCGACCGCCGCAGGTGACATCGCGCGCCTCAAGGCCCTGGCCGCGGTGATCGTGCCCGACCCCGACCCGGTCCTCTGGAGCACGGGAGCGCCCGCCATGGCCCTGGAGCGCACCTGGGATGCAATGGGCAGCGAAAGCCGCGCGCCGGTGAGCGCGTTCCTCGACCGTCTGGACCGCGCCGCCGGGGGCTCGTTCGCCGCCCTGGACCCGGAACGGCGCAGCGCTGTCCTGCGTGAGACACTGGGGCCGCCCTCCGCCTGGTCCGACCAGTTCCGCAGCCTGCGCTCGATGGCCCTGCGCGCATTCTACGACAGCCCGGCGGGCTTGGCGCGCTGCGGCTACATCCCCTCCACCCAGTTCGCCGGCTACCCGCAGCTGTGCAACTATCCGCCATCGAGGAAAGACCGATGA
- a CDS encoding cytochrome c family protein, with translation MKRNLPGLTILFFLAAVASLSAQRRIDCAACHPEIAAGWRASAHARAWSTPGFEKALRALPDPLHSGCDCHAPDYFLPAGLGSRPVQRSDSLGTGVDCLACHMDSCLTAYCSGTDLTVPHWVRSEPGFTEARFCTGCHSWGRGAEIACQDCHMTAGPGPSSVAKAGGASATHRSHRWEGSDSPDFIRGAESLAAARSADSLVLTLSNLLPAHAFPQGSHRKAELLLFGAAAGADSALWREPVRLEADSVARYPFGSDVAPAGARVELRYYPLPEVLPDSFYRLERLTVR, from the coding sequence TTGAAAAGAAACCTGCCGGGCCTGACAATATTGTTTTTTCTGGCCGCCGTCGCGAGCCTGAGCGCCCAGCGGCGGATTGACTGCGCCGCCTGCCATCCGGAAATCGCCGCCGGGTGGCGCGCCTCGGCCCACGCCCGGGCCTGGAGCACACCGGGGTTCGAAAAAGCCCTGCGCGCCCTGCCCGACCCGTTGCACTCCGGCTGCGACTGCCACGCCCCGGACTATTTCCTGCCCGCCGGCCTCGGCAGCCGTCCGGTCCAGCGCAGCGACAGCCTGGGAACCGGGGTGGATTGCCTGGCCTGCCACATGGACAGCTGCCTGACCGCCTACTGCTCCGGGACGGACCTGACCGTGCCGCACTGGGTTCGCAGCGAGCCGGGTTTCACAGAGGCCCGGTTCTGCACCGGCTGCCACAGTTGGGGCCGCGGCGCCGAAATCGCCTGCCAGGACTGCCACATGACCGCGGGCCCCGGGCCGAGCAGCGTGGCGAAAGCCGGCGGCGCCTCCGCCACCCACCGCTCGCACCGCTGGGAGGGTTCGGACAGCCCGGATTTCATCCGCGGGGCCGAAAGCCTGGCTGCGGCGCGGTCGGCGGACAGCCTGGTGCTGACCTTGAGTAACCTTCTGCCGGCGCATGCTTTCCCGCAGGGTTCGCACCGCAAGGCCGAGCTTCTGCTGTTCGGCGCGGCGGCCGGGGCCGACAGCGCCCTCTGGCGCGAGCCGGTGCGCCTGGAGGCCGATTCGGTCGCGCGCTACCCGTTCGGTTCCGATGTCGCGCCCGCCGGGGCGCGGGTGGAGCTGCGCTACTATCCGCTGCCCGAGGTGCTACCCGACAGTTTCTACCGCCTGGAGCGCCTGACTGTCCGTTGA
- the fliO gene encoding flagellar biosynthetic protein FliO — MSCHRHNPGRFFPVALPAALAVLLALALSAPASARTAADSARDSAAAVAACCHDSTVADSLRSPLDTIPAWSAGTSAPRFDFSDEHRIGSGGSGWVWVFSSILIVIGLLYLFLYLLRRFFQRPGSLGPASGQFQLLQQFHLGPKKQLALVKVCGRVLLLGVTDSSINTLLEISDEAELKNVLASFENAPGAKAQNFREIYQGLLRRNKS, encoded by the coding sequence TTGAGCTGTCACCGACACAACCCGGGGCGGTTTTTCCCCGTAGCGCTGCCTGCGGCGCTGGCTGTCCTGCTGGCCCTGGCCCTGAGCGCCCCGGCCTCCGCCCGAACCGCCGCCGACTCCGCCCGCGACTCCGCCGCCGCGGTTGCCGCCTGCTGCCACGATTCCACCGTTGCCGACAGCCTTCGCTCCCCGCTGGACACGATCCCGGCCTGGAGCGCCGGCACGAGCGCGCCGCGTTTCGACTTCTCGGATGAGCACCGGATCGGCTCCGGCGGTTCGGGCTGGGTCTGGGTCTTTTCCTCCATCCTCATCGTCATCGGCCTTCTGTACCTGTTCCTCTACCTGCTGCGCCGCTTTTTCCAGCGCCCTGGCAGCCTGGGCCCGGCCAGCGGGCAGTTCCAGCTCTTGCAGCAGTTCCACCTCGGCCCGAAGAAGCAGCTCGCCCTGGTGAAAGTCTGCGGGCGGGTGCTGCTGCTGGGCGTGACCGACAGCTCGATCAACACCCTGCTGGAGATCAGCGACGAGGCCGAGCTGAAAAATGTCCTGGCCTCCTTCGAGAACGCCCCCGGCGCGAAAGCGCAGAATTTCCGCGAAATCTACCAGGGCCTTCTCCGCCGCAACAAGAGCTGA
- a CDS encoding creatininase family protein encodes MIDTDATSTELERSGAEVAFLPVGACEQHFGLLPLCTDILQSERLARDIGAHFDSFICPALPYGTSLENTGRPGTLTLMPGTLAAVVRDLVESLYSQGFPLVALINSHGGNFVLRPTVRELNYRNAGRKTIFVDPWELAPQDEVAKIFESRNELHCGEMETSVMLYLAPERVRREAMVDGVPEASRAELDMFSIPQLTGGRPWGLASRATAAKGERFYNLMVETAVAFIRRVIARHRAGGGSYHG; translated from the coding sequence ATGATAGACACAGATGCCACCTCCACGGAACTGGAGCGCTCCGGGGCCGAGGTAGCCTTTTTGCCGGTGGGAGCCTGCGAGCAGCATTTCGGCCTTCTGCCCCTGTGCACCGATATCCTGCAGAGCGAGCGCCTGGCCCGCGACATCGGTGCGCATTTCGACAGCTTCATCTGCCCGGCGCTGCCCTACGGCACCTCGCTGGAGAACACCGGCCGCCCCGGCACCCTCACCCTGATGCCCGGCACCCTGGCCGCGGTGGTGCGCGACCTGGTGGAAAGCCTCTACAGCCAGGGGTTCCCGCTGGTGGCGCTGATCAACTCGCACGGCGGCAATTTTGTCCTGCGCCCCACGGTGCGCGAGCTGAACTACCGCAACGCCGGGCGCAAGACGATCTTTGTCGATCCCTGGGAGCTGGCCCCGCAGGACGAGGTGGCTAAGATTTTCGAAAGCCGGAACGAATTGCACTGCGGCGAGATGGAGACCTCGGTGATGCTGTACCTGGCCCCGGAGCGGGTGCGCCGGGAGGCGATGGTGGACGGCGTGCCGGAAGCGTCGCGCGCCGAGCTGGACATGTTCTCGATCCCGCAGCTCACGGGAGGCCGCCCCTGGGGGCTGGCCTCCCGCGCCACCGCGGCAAAGGGCGAGCGTTTCTACAACCTGATGGTCGAGACCGCCGTGGCCTTCATCCGTCGCGTGATCGCCCGTCACCGCGCCGGGGGCGGCTCCTACCACGGCTGA
- a CDS encoding cyclic nucleotide-binding domain-containing protein encodes MLEKFMLPEDERNRLLRELTTSFFFSDFTEEELSLLLECAQPIDFDPGDFIFKEGDIGVHFYVILEGRVEIRKEKSGRLLATLGQGKVFGEMAVLENQLRSAAAISATSIRLIAIEGRRLMEDYPHLTVKLLRNLARELSDKLREANQVIDSF; translated from the coding sequence GTGCTTGAGAAATTCATGCTTCCAGAGGATGAGAGGAACCGTCTGCTCAGGGAGCTCACCACGAGTTTCTTCTTCTCGGATTTCACTGAGGAGGAACTCTCGCTTCTGCTCGAATGCGCCCAACCGATAGATTTCGACCCGGGGGACTTTATTTTCAAGGAGGGCGATATCGGGGTGCATTTCTACGTGATCCTGGAGGGCCGGGTGGAGATTCGTAAGGAAAAGAGCGGCCGCCTGCTGGCCACCCTCGGCCAGGGTAAGGTGTTCGGCGAGATGGCAGTGCTCGAAAACCAGCTCCGCTCGGCCGCCGCGATCTCGGCCACCTCCATCCGCCTGATCGCCATCGAGGGCCGCCGCCTGATGGAAGATTACCCGCACCTGACAGTCAAACTGCTGCGCAACCTGGCCCGCGAGCTGTCGGACAAGCTGCGCGAGGCCAACCAGGTGATCGACAGTTTTTGA
- the fliN gene encoding flagellar motor switch protein FliN: protein MSNFSLTPEQEKALGDIAKTVSEESAVVMSTLLDKKIDINVKASGAADTAGLNGLFQDEIVVVESAFATGFDGSFHFLFTKPLVARLSDLMMMGDGTAEFSEDHIDAIQEGVNQMMGAAATSLGAKLGRSLDFQPSMARLSTLGDSGLTLDDLTAIVFELLVEGASQGQISLLIPHATLAEMESLLGQGGTAAAAAAAPGPSAQSGGGGMPDFDMDMGMGMGGMESSAARSGMPESRMDFGSSVGGGRMPALESISLGQAEHERLELLLDVKLDVSIELGRSRMLLRDILELGPGAVIELDKMAGETVDLLINDKKLAEGEVVVVDENFGVRITHLVSMEERIKMLQTT, encoded by the coding sequence ATGAGTAATTTCAGCCTGACCCCGGAACAGGAAAAGGCGCTGGGCGATATCGCCAAGACCGTGTCCGAGGAAAGCGCAGTGGTGATGTCGACCCTGCTGGACAAGAAGATCGACATCAACGTGAAAGCCTCCGGCGCGGCCGATACGGCCGGCCTGAACGGTCTGTTCCAGGATGAGATCGTGGTTGTGGAGAGCGCTTTCGCCACCGGGTTCGACGGGTCGTTCCACTTTCTGTTCACCAAGCCCCTGGTGGCCCGGCTGAGCGACCTGATGATGATGGGTGACGGGACGGCGGAGTTCAGCGAGGACCATATCGACGCCATCCAGGAGGGGGTCAACCAGATGATGGGGGCCGCCGCCACCTCGCTCGGGGCCAAGCTGGGGCGCAGCCTCGATTTCCAGCCCTCCATGGCCCGGTTGAGCACGCTGGGCGACTCCGGTCTGACCCTCGATGACCTGACCGCCATCGTTTTCGAGCTGCTGGTCGAGGGCGCCTCCCAGGGGCAGATTTCTCTGCTGATACCGCACGCGACCCTGGCCGAGATGGAGTCGCTGCTGGGGCAGGGCGGGACCGCGGCCGCCGCCGCAGCCGCGCCCGGACCCTCGGCCCAGTCCGGCGGTGGAGGGATGCCGGATTTCGACATGGACATGGGTATGGGCATGGGCGGCATGGAGTCCTCCGCGGCCCGCTCCGGCATGCCGGAGTCCCGGATGGATTTCGGCTCTTCTGTCGGCGGCGGACGGATGCCGGCGCTGGAGAGCATCAGCCTGGGCCAGGCCGAGCACGAGCGACTCGAACTGCTGCTGGATGTGAAGCTGGATGTCTCCATCGAGCTGGGGCGCTCGCGGATGCTGCTGCGCGACATCCTGGAACTGGGGCCCGGCGCTGTGATCGAGCTGGACAAGATGGCCGGCGAGACAGTGGACCTTCTGATCAACGACAAGAAACTGGCCGAGGGCGAGGTGGTGGTGGTGGATGAGAATTTCGGGGTGCGCATCACGCACCTGGTGAGCATGGAAGAGCGTATCAAGATGCTTCAGACCACTTGA
- the fliM gene encoding flagellar motor switch protein FliM has translation MSKILSQEEIDALLSGESISAGPQPGPQESGGEEQKDKLVSLYDFKHPNRVSKDQLRTIQTIHEAFARGFATHLSTRLRSLVDIDLTSVDQLTYSEFIMSMADPSAVYIFNIRELEGDAILEISPQLVLYIIDRSFGGEGGVTQEAREITIIEQNVMKKIVDNALDQLVRAWQNITPLTLELKDFETNPQLIQISPPGETAIMISFEVKIQDFSSLLNLCFPYFVLEDVMPKLSAQHQIAHTQKKSTRHDEGIVQHKLRAAEIPLKVTLGSTKLSLRDIMGLEIGDIVRLDNRLDEMLDVIIQDTPKFKAKPGLFRNHKAVQIVSAVQEGGLKHE, from the coding sequence ATGAGCAAGATTCTGTCGCAGGAAGAGATCGATGCCCTGTTGTCCGGTGAATCCATCAGTGCCGGACCACAGCCCGGCCCACAGGAGTCCGGGGGCGAGGAGCAGAAAGACAAGCTGGTCAGCCTGTACGATTTCAAGCACCCCAACCGGGTCTCGAAAGACCAGCTCCGGACCATCCAGACCATCCACGAGGCCTTCGCCCGCGGTTTCGCCACGCACCTTTCCACGCGGCTGCGCAGCCTGGTGGACATCGATCTCACCTCGGTGGACCAGCTTACCTACTCCGAGTTCATCATGTCCATGGCCGACCCCAGCGCGGTGTACATCTTCAACATCCGCGAGCTTGAGGGGGATGCGATCCTGGAGATCAGCCCGCAACTCGTGCTCTACATCATCGACCGCTCGTTCGGCGGCGAGGGCGGAGTGACCCAGGAGGCGCGCGAGATCACAATCATCGAGCAGAACGTGATGAAAAAGATCGTGGACAACGCCCTGGACCAGTTGGTGCGCGCCTGGCAGAACATCACCCCGCTGACCCTCGAGCTGAAAGACTTCGAGACCAACCCCCAGCTCATCCAAATCAGCCCGCCGGGCGAAACCGCGATCATGATCTCGTTCGAGGTGAAGATCCAGGACTTTTCCAGCCTGCTCAACCTCTGCTTCCCGTATTTCGTGCTCGAGGACGTGATGCCCAAGCTGAGCGCCCAGCACCAGATCGCGCACACCCAGAAAAAGTCGACGCGGCACGACGAGGGCATCGTGCAGCACAAGCTGCGCGCGGCCGAGATACCGCTCAAGGTGACTCTGGGCAGCACCAAGCTTTCACTGCGCGATATCATGGGTCTGGAGATCGGTGATATCGTGCGCCTGGACAACCGTCTTGACGAGATGCTGGACGTGATCATCCAGGATACACCCAAATTCAAGGCCAAGCCGGGGTTATTCCGCAACCACAAGGCTGTGCAGATTGTATCGGCTGTCCAGGAAGGAGGCCTGAAACATGAGTAA
- a CDS encoding M28 family peptidase gives MFHDEILKKLRAEISGRRAIEYIQRFWCHDRLSTFPGFHRAADETAAIMREAGLSQVEILKYPCDGKTLYSDLTSPQGWDAVSGFLEVTGADGAVRRIADRSADPCHFFVWCGNTGPEGVRASLVHSSAGDIRGKLVFQDKAPLDDSLRRRLIDGGALGLVSDELPCWPDVRERSENMQVIRWNNAFLYPGNPENLLAFQISPESGDWLRAVLAVKGEADCFARVDTRLYADTVPVTTGVVRGSEEPEKEIWLIQHLHEPGAHDNASGVASAIELARAITALVARGEIAAPRRSIRVICSWEMLGFQAHLSANPQIAKNVLAAINPDMAGPDQDRCKSWLQYFVTPHSNPSFMDELGLKIIQDLYADHPRWRYEVVDYMINDNFLSDSVIGIPCTAFIFLRDRYYHSSSDRPENLSPTVLGEISAAMGAYALTLAAGGAGVARDCAALVRRAAFEHLARAAEKLSDGAAFDERAQYLLSLFQRKLARMDDLALGQAERKQIEAVAGQTGREIAEFAARLRPTDGRRFERKAQSEAERKADRIVPKRLIAGPLSLTRVPEAVKKERKLECSCWSYEQNAPMCWSDGQRSLLEIQWLVGQELGKVPTLESLFTLFDTLKEYGYVELIERA, from the coding sequence ATGTTCCACGATGAGATACTGAAGAAGCTGCGGGCTGAGATATCCGGCCGCCGAGCCATCGAATACATCCAGCGTTTCTGGTGCCACGACCGCCTGTCCACTTTCCCGGGTTTCCACCGCGCGGCGGACGAGACCGCAGCGATCATGCGCGAGGCCGGACTGAGCCAGGTGGAGATACTGAAATACCCCTGCGACGGCAAGACGCTCTACAGCGACCTGACCAGTCCGCAGGGCTGGGACGCTGTGTCGGGGTTCCTGGAGGTCACGGGGGCGGACGGCGCGGTCCGCCGCATCGCCGACCGCAGCGCCGACCCTTGCCATTTCTTTGTCTGGTGCGGCAACACCGGGCCCGAGGGCGTGCGCGCGAGCCTGGTCCACTCATCCGCCGGCGACATCCGGGGCAAGCTGGTGTTCCAGGACAAGGCCCCGCTGGATGACAGCCTGCGCCGCCGCCTGATCGACGGGGGCGCGCTGGGGCTGGTGAGCGACGAGCTGCCTTGCTGGCCGGACGTGCGCGAGCGCAGCGAGAATATGCAGGTGATCCGCTGGAACAACGCGTTCCTCTACCCCGGCAACCCGGAAAACCTGCTCGCGTTCCAGATTTCGCCCGAAAGCGGCGACTGGCTGCGCGCCGTGCTGGCCGTAAAAGGTGAGGCCGACTGTTTCGCCCGCGTGGACACCCGCCTGTACGCGGACACGGTGCCGGTGACCACGGGTGTAGTCCGCGGGAGCGAGGAGCCGGAGAAAGAAATCTGGCTGATCCAGCACCTGCACGAGCCCGGCGCGCACGACAACGCCTCGGGCGTGGCCAGCGCCATTGAGCTGGCGCGCGCGATAACGGCCCTGGTGGCCCGGGGCGAGATCGCAGCACCGCGGCGCAGCATCCGGGTGATCTGCTCCTGGGAGATGCTGGGGTTCCAGGCCCACCTGTCGGCCAACCCTCAGATCGCGAAGAACGTCCTGGCCGCGATCAACCCCGACATGGCCGGTCCGGACCAGGACCGCTGCAAGAGCTGGCTCCAGTATTTCGTCACCCCGCACTCCAACCCCTCGTTCATGGACGAGCTGGGCCTGAAAATCATCCAGGACCTCTACGCCGACCACCCGCGCTGGCGCTACGAGGTGGTGGACTACATGATCAATGACAATTTCCTGTCCGACTCGGTGATCGGCATCCCGTGCACGGCGTTCATTTTCCTGCGCGACCGCTATTACCATTCGAGCAGCGACCGTCCGGAGAACCTCAGCCCCACGGTGCTGGGCGAAATCTCGGCCGCGATGGGGGCCTACGCCCTGACCCTGGCCGCGGGCGGCGCCGGGGTGGCCCGCGACTGTGCGGCCCTGGTGCGCCGCGCCGCGTTTGAACACCTGGCCCGTGCGGCCGAGAAGCTTTCCGACGGCGCGGCGTTCGATGAGCGCGCCCAGTACCTTCTGTCCCTGTTCCAGCGCAAGCTGGCCCGGATGGACGACCTGGCCCTGGGCCAGGCCGAGCGCAAGCAGATCGAGGCTGTCGCCGGGCAGACCGGCCGGGAGATCGCCGAGTTCGCCGCGCGGCTGCGTCCGACGGACGGCAGGCGGTTCGAGCGCAAGGCGCAGAGCGAGGCGGAGCGCAAGGCCGACCGGATCGTGCCGAAGCGCCTGATCGCCGGGCCGCTCTCGCTGACCCGGGTGCCCGAGGCGGTCAAGAAAGAGCGCAAGCTGGAATGCAGTTGCTGGTCCTACGAGCAGAACGCCCCGATGTGCTGGTCGGACGGGCAGAGGAGCCTGTTAGAGATACAATGGCTGGTGGGGCAGGAACTGGGCAAGGTTCCCACGCTGGAGAGCCTTTTCACCCTGTTCGACACCTTGAAGGAATACGGCTACGTGGAGCTGATCGAGCGGGCCTGA
- a CDS encoding helix-turn-helix domain-containing protein: MEDSVNYRNLGDRIRKVRRESRLSQKVFSKLCGVSPLTLMRYESGSRGPDARFLVRLCENFNVNANWMLAGQGGMFLGPEGDGGNGGPGLDASAVSVLFQEFAAFLKTRSHVGGETEPAAAAAKTTGSVPGILVVSPDRTFCQRIRSVLARFAREVIEAASSREAERIMNFRRFALVALDSRVVGAERRRLLERVRDANEAAVLLFGPGDNLLVEETFPPGRIERLGQNVLEDGEILLSAGRLLSASAYSLKT, translated from the coding sequence ATGGAAGACTCGGTCAATTATCGCAACCTGGGTGACAGGATCCGCAAGGTGCGCAGGGAGAGCCGCCTGAGCCAGAAAGTGTTCAGCAAGCTCTGCGGGGTCTCGCCTCTGACCCTGATGCGCTACGAAAGCGGCAGCCGCGGGCCGGATGCCAGGTTCCTGGTGCGCCTGTGCGAGAATTTCAATGTCAACGCCAACTGGATGCTGGCCGGCCAGGGCGGGATGTTCCTCGGCCCGGAGGGCGACGGCGGCAACGGCGGCCCGGGCCTGGATGCCTCGGCCGTGAGCGTGCTGTTCCAGGAATTCGCCGCTTTCCTCAAGACACGCTCCCACGTCGGGGGCGAGACGGAACCCGCCGCAGCGGCCGCGAAAACGACAGGCTCGGTGCCGGGGATACTGGTGGTCAGCCCGGACCGCACATTCTGCCAGCGTATCCGCAGCGTGCTGGCCCGTTTCGCCCGGGAGGTGATCGAGGCCGCCAGTTCCCGCGAGGCCGAACGGATCATGAATTTCCGCCGCTTTGCCCTGGTCGCGCTGGACAGCCGGGTAGTGGGGGCCGAGCGGCGACGGCTCCTCGAGCGTGTCCGCGACGCGAACGAGGCCGCGGTGCTGCTGTTTGGCCCGGGGGACAACCTCCTGGTGGAGGAAACTTTTCCGCCGGGACGCATCGAGAGGCTGGGACAGAATGTGTTAGAGGACGGTGAAATTTTGTTGAGTGCAGGACGCCTTTTAAGTGCATCCGCATACAGCCTCAAGACATAA
- a CDS encoding GMC family oxidoreductase, which produces MSEERFDAIVIGAGAAGLTAAAELSAAHWKVLVLEEGPWYNPFRDYLDGAVKRLPVGLSWTEDCEVRPSMTKAVGGSTVFYMGVFFRLHESDFRTRSRAGVGVDWPLDYRELEPYYDYVEKVTGASGSPENVFEAPRGPYPNPAHRISGSAWKFRQGALKLGLHPAVSPSSILSRPYNGRPGCTYCGRCGEGCMVGDKSSAEMTWAPLAVAAGADIRPGCKVFSIRTDNLGKATGVVYKGADGVERAAAAEVVLLCAGAVHDPIILARSRGPAHPEGLGAAGGMRGRNLMQHVGGRYITAFDEPVHGYMGLSGGVNVQDHYEGAPGAGFARGYTLYVSLQVFPPSTFADWYLEDSWGEQLTRRMASYDRMIRVAVLGEDQASPENRIEEDPEKKDADGLPLARARYVKSANETAIHEHAFATCREVCCAAGAESWEIASTDNTSAHPLGTCRMGDDPASSVVDRWGRCHDTPGLYLCDSSVFPTAGAVNPACTVMALAARTVAHLIGRRPG; this is translated from the coding sequence ATGAGCGAGGAGCGTTTCGACGCCATAGTGATCGGGGCAGGGGCGGCCGGCCTGACCGCCGCGGCGGAGCTGTCCGCCGCGCACTGGAAAGTGCTGGTGCTGGAGGAGGGGCCCTGGTACAACCCGTTCCGGGACTACCTGGACGGCGCGGTCAAACGGCTCCCGGTGGGCCTTAGCTGGACCGAGGACTGTGAGGTGAGGCCCTCCATGACCAAGGCCGTGGGCGGCAGCACCGTGTTCTACATGGGTGTGTTTTTCCGCCTGCACGAGAGCGATTTCCGCACCCGCAGCCGGGCCGGGGTAGGAGTGGACTGGCCCCTGGATTACCGCGAGCTGGAGCCGTATTACGACTACGTGGAGAAAGTGACCGGGGCCTCGGGCAGCCCGGAGAACGTTTTCGAGGCGCCGCGCGGGCCCTATCCCAACCCGGCGCACAGGATTTCGGGCTCGGCCTGGAAATTCAGGCAGGGAGCGCTCAAGCTGGGCCTGCACCCGGCGGTCAGCCCATCCTCGATACTCTCGCGCCCGTACAACGGGCGGCCGGGCTGCACCTACTGCGGCCGCTGCGGCGAGGGCTGCATGGTGGGGGACAAGAGTTCGGCCGAGATGACCTGGGCCCCGCTGGCCGTGGCCGCCGGCGCGGACATCCGCCCGGGGTGCAAGGTGTTCTCCATCCGCACTGACAATCTGGGCAAAGCCACGGGTGTGGTGTACAAGGGGGCGGACGGCGTGGAACGCGCCGCGGCAGCGGAGGTGGTACTGCTCTGCGCCGGGGCGGTCCACGACCCTATCATCCTGGCCCGCAGCCGGGGGCCGGCGCATCCGGAGGGCCTGGGGGCGGCCGGCGGCATGCGCGGCCGCAACCTGATGCAGCACGTGGGCGGGCGCTACATCACCGCGTTCGATGAGCCGGTGCACGGCTACATGGGCCTGAGCGGGGGAGTGAACGTGCAGGACCATTACGAGGGCGCGCCCGGGGCGGGTTTCGCGCGCGGATACACGTTATATGTTTCGCTTCAGGTGTTCCCGCCCTCGACTTTCGCCGATTGGTACCTGGAGGATTCCTGGGGCGAACAGCTCACCCGCCGCATGGCCTCCTACGACCGGATGATCCGGGTGGCGGTGCTGGGCGAGGACCAGGCCAGCCCGGAGAACCGCATCGAGGAAGACCCGGAGAAGAAGGACGCGGACGGGCTGCCGCTGGCCCGCGCGCGCTATGTCAAGTCCGCGAACGAGACCGCCATCCACGAGCACGCTTTCGCCACCTGCCGCGAGGTCTGCTGCGCCGCCGGGGCCGAGTCCTGGGAGATCGCCTCGACCGACAACACCAGCGCCCATCCGTTGGGCACCTGCCGCATGGGCGATGACCCCGCCTCCAGCGTGGTGGACCGCTGGGGCCGCTGCCATGACACCCCGGGGCTCTACCTCTGTGACAGCAGCGTTTTCCCAACCGCCGGGGCGGTCAACCCCGCCTGCACGGTGATGGCCCTGGCCGCGCGCACCGTGGCGCACCTGATCGGCCGTCGGCCGGGCTGA
- a CDS encoding flagellar basal body-associated FliL family protein yields MADEPQEAPESEGGAGAASSKGKLSFKTLILIGLPLVMVQAVFAYYIVTSFIKPHLPAAKPKVEEKKKESQPGSPKVEGEIDLIKYTPMPVEDVIVNPAESQGQRYLSVSVVLYVPAELADQIKKLEPEIRAVIIEQISRKRIDELVDYRDQAVLRDEIKEKVNAVLKNNFGASLKNVEVPRVVFSKYIIQ; encoded by the coding sequence ATGGCGGATGAACCTCAGGAAGCCCCGGAATCCGAGGGCGGTGCAGGGGCAGCCTCATCTAAAGGCAAACTGTCGTTCAAGACCCTGATCCTGATCGGCTTGCCGCTGGTGATGGTGCAGGCGGTTTTCGCCTACTACATTGTCACCAGTTTCATCAAGCCCCATCTGCCTGCGGCCAAGCCGAAGGTGGAGGAAAAGAAGAAAGAGTCGCAGCCGGGCAGCCCCAAGGTCGAGGGTGAGATCGATCTGATCAAGTACACGCCCATGCCGGTGGAGGACGTCATCGTCAACCCGGCCGAGAGCCAGGGCCAGCGCTACCTCAGTGTCTCGGTAGTGCTGTATGTCCCCGCCGAGCTGGCGGATCAGATCAAGAAGCTCGAACCGGAAATACGCGCTGTGATTATCGAGCAGATCAGCCGCAAGCGGATCGACGAGCTGGTCGATTACCGAGACCAGGCCGTGCTGCGCGATGAGATCAAGGAAAAGGTTAACGCGGTGCTCAAAAACAATTTCGGCGCCTCGCTCAAGAACGTCGAGGTGCCCAGAGTGGTGTTTTCCAAGTACATCATCCAGTAA